One genomic region from Rhodococcus sp. SBT000017 encodes:
- a CDS encoding pyruvate dehydrogenase, translated as MPTTVADQLVRGLVDAGVQRIYGIVGDSLNPVVDAVRRTGGSAKGGIDWIHVRHEEAAAFAASADAQTTGALAVCAGSCGPGNLHLINGLYDAHRSGAPVLAIASHIPSSEIGSGYFQETHPDRLFGECSLYNEFVSTAEQAPRVFRAAINAAVTGGGVSVLTLPGDMAELSAAGTMDPIAIPSTPIVTPPAADIQKLADAINNAEKVAIFAGYGVKGAHDEVVAFAETIGAPVGHSLRGKEFIQYDNPYDVGMTGLLGYGAAHAGIHDADLLILLGTDFPYQQFLPEDVTTAQIDIDPTKLGRRTAVQYPIHGDVLATLNALQPLVTRKTDRRYVQKWVDKHNDLMGKTVGAYTRNAEKLVPIHPEYAASVLDDLAADDAVFTTDTGMCNVWTARYINPTGRRAFVASMLHGSMANALPHAIGAQFANPGRQVVSISGDGGFSMLLSELLTVAMYKLPVKIVLFDNSTLGMVKAEMLVDGLPDFGVDVPQVDYTGIAAAAGIHAQRVDRPEDIRGALETAFAVDGPALVQLITDPLALSVPPTITGEQIKGFALAMSKVVLNGGVGEAVRMAKSNLRNVPRP; from the coding sequence ATGCCAACCACAGTGGCCGATCAACTCGTTCGAGGACTCGTCGACGCCGGCGTACAACGCATCTACGGCATCGTCGGCGACAGTCTCAATCCGGTGGTCGACGCAGTGCGTCGCACCGGTGGATCGGCCAAGGGCGGCATCGACTGGATTCACGTCCGGCACGAGGAAGCTGCGGCCTTCGCTGCGTCGGCCGACGCGCAGACCACCGGAGCGCTCGCCGTCTGCGCGGGTTCGTGTGGACCCGGAAACCTGCACCTGATCAACGGCCTGTACGACGCACACCGTTCCGGCGCACCGGTTCTGGCGATCGCGTCGCACATTCCCAGCAGCGAGATCGGATCGGGATACTTTCAGGAGACGCACCCCGACCGCCTCTTCGGTGAATGCTCGCTCTACAACGAATTCGTCTCCACCGCCGAGCAGGCTCCCCGGGTGTTCCGAGCAGCGATCAACGCAGCCGTCACCGGCGGCGGAGTGTCCGTGTTGACGCTTCCCGGGGACATGGCCGAGCTGTCGGCCGCCGGCACGATGGATCCGATCGCCATTCCGTCCACACCGATCGTGACACCGCCTGCGGCGGACATCCAGAAGCTGGCCGATGCCATCAACAACGCCGAGAAGGTCGCCATCTTCGCCGGCTACGGAGTCAAGGGTGCCCACGACGAGGTGGTTGCGTTCGCCGAGACCATCGGCGCTCCCGTCGGACATTCGTTGCGCGGCAAGGAGTTCATCCAGTACGACAATCCGTACGACGTGGGGATGACAGGGTTGCTGGGATACGGCGCGGCCCATGCCGGGATCCACGACGCGGATCTGCTCATCCTGCTCGGCACCGATTTTCCTTATCAGCAGTTTCTGCCGGAGGACGTCACGACTGCACAGATCGACATCGATCCAACGAAGCTGGGGCGTCGAACCGCGGTGCAGTACCCGATTCACGGTGATGTCCTCGCGACGCTGAATGCCCTGCAGCCGTTGGTCACTCGCAAGACCGATCGCCGCTACGTGCAGAAGTGGGTGGACAAGCACAACGACCTGATGGGCAAGACCGTGGGCGCGTACACCCGCAACGCCGAGAAGCTGGTCCCCATCCATCCCGAGTACGCCGCGTCGGTGCTCGACGACCTCGCCGCCGATGACGCCGTGTTCACCACCGACACCGGCATGTGCAACGTGTGGACCGCGCGTTACATCAACCCCACCGGCAGAAGGGCGTTCGTCGCGTCGATGCTGCACGGTTCGATGGCCAATGCCCTGCCGCACGCCATCGGAGCGCAGTTCGCCAATCCGGGCCGCCAGGTCGTCTCGATCTCCGGCGACGGAGGATTCTCGATGCTGCTCTCCGAACTCCTCACAGTCGCGATGTACAAGCTGCCCGTCAAGATCGTGCTGTTCGACAACTCGACACTGGGCATGGTCAAAGCCGAGATGCTCGTCGACGGTCTGCCCGACTTCGGAGTCGACGTACCGCAGGTCGACTACACAGGTATCGCCGCAGCTGCGGGTATCCACGCACAACGCGTCGATCGGCCCGAGGACATCCGCGGCGCACTCGAGACCGCGTTCGCCGTCGACGGTCCTGCGCTGGTTCAGCTGATCACCGATCCGCTCGCGCTGTCCGTCCCACCGACCATAACCGGGGAGCAGATCAAGGGATTCGCACTCGCGATGAGCAAGGTGGTGCTCAACGGCGGTGTCGGCGAGGCGGTTCGGATGGCCAAGTCGAATCTGCGCAACGTGCCGCGCCCGTAG
- a CDS encoding ADP-ribosylglycohydrolase family protein produces MSASRDRALGAFYGLALGDALGMPTQSMCRRDIAEDYGQLRGFVDAGPRQFIAHGMPAGSITDDTEQAIMLAQLIIDGAGIVDPTAFAHALIAWESRMKARGSLDLLGPSTKRAVERILDGSDPTEAGRFGSTNGAAMRITPAAIAASLDGGMSSFVDAIYRCSFVTHNTSLGIASAAAVAGAISAGIAGADLPEAVDIGVAAAAEGAARGYWVAGGDIATRIEWAVQLVGTTTDEHITVTVADIVGTSVASQESVVAAFALAVAYDDPWDVVLAAATIGGDTDTIAAIAGALRGAVGGLAAWPGEAIRTVIDVNSLDLEPLVDRLLALRNTN; encoded by the coding sequence ATGTCTGCTTCACGCGATCGCGCCCTCGGGGCCTTCTACGGTCTGGCGTTGGGCGATGCGCTGGGAATGCCGACACAATCGATGTGCCGCAGGGACATTGCCGAGGACTACGGCCAGTTGCGCGGATTCGTCGACGCCGGCCCACGCCAGTTCATCGCTCACGGAATGCCTGCCGGTTCGATCACCGACGATACCGAGCAAGCGATCATGTTGGCGCAGTTGATCATCGACGGTGCCGGTATCGTGGACCCGACCGCGTTCGCGCACGCCCTGATTGCCTGGGAATCGCGAATGAAGGCACGTGGATCGCTCGACCTCCTCGGTCCGTCGACCAAGCGTGCCGTCGAACGCATTCTCGACGGATCGGATCCGACCGAAGCCGGTAGGTTCGGCAGCACCAATGGCGCAGCCATGCGTATCACCCCTGCGGCAATCGCAGCCTCGCTGGACGGCGGCATGAGCTCGTTCGTCGACGCGATCTACCGATGCAGCTTCGTCACCCACAACACTTCCCTCGGAATAGCCTCTGCCGCAGCGGTTGCCGGCGCGATCAGCGCCGGCATCGCGGGCGCGGACCTACCCGAAGCAGTCGACATCGGTGTTGCTGCTGCGGCCGAGGGCGCCGCCCGCGGATACTGGGTTGCCGGTGGAGACATCGCGACCCGAATCGAGTGGGCGGTCCAGTTGGTCGGTACCACCACCGACGAACACATCACGGTCACGGTCGCCGACATCGTCGGCACGTCCGTTGCGTCACAGGAATCAGTGGTAGCGGCCTTTGCTCTGGCCGTTGCGTACGACGACCCGTGGGACGTCGTACTGGCAGCCGCCACCATCGGCGGCGACACCGACACCATCGCAGCGATAGCAGGTGCGCTCCGCGGTGCCGTCGGTGGCCTGGCAGCGTGGCCCGGCGAAGCGATTCGAACGGTCATCGACGTCAACTCGCTCGATCTCGAGCCCCTCGTCGACCGGCTGCTCGCTCTCCGTAATACGAACTGA
- a CDS encoding tripartite tricarboxylate transporter TctB family protein — translation MTTRDVPTVDQRTEGARADAPRTPNRRSYEAAVALSVVALGVLVYVMTSRIDVAREGQQFGPRWWPTALAVAMIIIGLGLALQSVLNRITSDDPPITKSGGFVLTVTLATIVLYGIAWHYLDFRLVTVFLLAAITAISGGRGIKALVVFPILTTGILWLIFGLLLQVPL, via the coding sequence ATGACCACCCGAGACGTACCTACCGTCGACCAGAGGACGGAAGGCGCGAGGGCGGACGCCCCGCGCACACCGAACCGGCGGTCATACGAAGCTGCAGTTGCCCTCTCGGTCGTCGCACTGGGTGTACTCGTCTACGTCATGACAAGCCGCATCGACGTCGCGCGTGAGGGGCAACAGTTCGGACCACGCTGGTGGCCGACGGCTCTCGCTGTCGCGATGATCATCATCGGACTCGGGCTGGCCCTGCAGTCCGTTCTGAATCGCATCACTTCGGACGATCCGCCCATAACCAAGTCCGGCGGGTTCGTACTGACGGTCACGCTGGCGACGATCGTCTTGTACGGAATCGCCTGGCATTACCTGGACTTCAGGCTTGTCACCGTATTCCTACTGGCCGCCATCACGGCCATCTCTGGAGGTCGCGGCATCAAAGCTCTCGTCGTGTTCCCGATCCTCACGACCGGAATACTGTGGTTGATATTCGGCTTGCTGCTGCAGGTGCCCCTGTGA
- a CDS encoding tripartite tricarboxylate transporter substrate binding protein, with the protein MPTSTFAFRSRTVRVAVGSSAAAVLLIGGVTGCADRSSGGGDSASYPSGNITLLTPTSAGGATDLTARTLGKQMEADLGVSVIVENRPGGAGSIGMQYLADQDADGYTIGVLPVEVSLLGHQGYSIDPASYDFLGQVNSQPGTIAVPAASPYQTLDDLIAAAEADPGSITVSNAGPGSIWEAGAIELGRVAGVEFTGVPFDGGAPAVTAAVGSQVDAVVAGIGETAPAHSDGRLRVLAVFTEDQAPALPGVPTATELGLDVVIGSWAVIAAPSGLPEDIATKLEQSIETASATDEYIDLIESGGNLPLYRSAGETTSFVGSESDRFAELAAQE; encoded by the coding sequence GTGCCCACTTCCACATTCGCGTTCCGCTCCCGCACCGTCAGGGTCGCCGTCGGCAGTAGTGCCGCGGCAGTACTGCTCATCGGCGGAGTCACCGGCTGCGCCGACCGCTCATCGGGAGGTGGCGACAGCGCAAGCTACCCGAGCGGCAACATCACCCTGCTGACGCCGACGTCCGCAGGTGGCGCAACCGATCTCACCGCTCGAACACTGGGTAAGCAGATGGAAGCTGACCTCGGGGTCAGCGTCATCGTCGAAAATCGCCCCGGCGGAGCCGGTTCGATCGGCATGCAGTATCTGGCCGACCAGGATGCCGACGGCTACACGATCGGGGTGCTGCCGGTCGAGGTGAGCTTGCTCGGCCACCAGGGATACTCCATCGACCCTGCGTCCTACGACTTCCTCGGCCAGGTCAACTCACAGCCCGGCACCATCGCAGTGCCTGCCGCCAGCCCGTACCAGACCCTCGACGATCTGATAGCCGCGGCCGAAGCAGACCCAGGCTCCATCACCGTGTCCAATGCCGGACCCGGTTCGATCTGGGAAGCAGGGGCCATCGAACTCGGCCGCGTGGCCGGCGTCGAGTTCACCGGAGTCCCGTTCGACGGCGGCGCACCAGCGGTCACCGCAGCGGTCGGATCTCAGGTGGATGCCGTGGTCGCGGGCATCGGCGAAACTGCACCGGCACATTCTGACGGACGCCTGCGCGTACTCGCCGTGTTCACCGAAGACCAGGCACCCGCCCTCCCCGGCGTCCCCACCGCCACGGAACTCGGGCTGGATGTGGTGATCGGTAGCTGGGCCGTCATCGCTGCGCCGTCCGGCCTGCCCGAGGACATTGCGACGAAGCTGGAGCAGTCTATCGAAACAGCCTCTGCTACAGACGAATACATCGATCTGATCGAGTCGGGCGGCAACCTGCCGCTGTACCGTTCGGCCGGCGAGACCACCTCGTTCGTGGGATCCGAGTCCGATCGCTTCGCAGAGTTGGCGGCACAGGAATGA
- a CDS encoding cytosine permease has product MTPSSSVSETTADALSLETRGIEPVPDNERNGNPLQLFWVWFAANISILGLPLGATLVVFTGLNIWQALIVALIGAAGSFAIVGIVSIAGKRGGAPSLTLSRATFGVRGNIGPTLVSLMSRLGWETVNTTTAAFVLLSIFTLIFGGSGAAKDHPVVTIVSIVIFIVLTLVVSGLGHSAILVIQRWSTWVFGALNIFVAVFLIATVDWTAVTSTPAGSISAMVIGIGTIAAGTGIGWANAGADMSRYQRKSVGAGSLVLSSAAGAGIPLVLLIGLGALLSAGDNSLASASDPVAAIREILPAWMAVPYLITAFGGLLLSNHLSVYSASLTTLTLGFRIKRVYAVAVDVFVTFVGAIYFMLISDGFYGPFITFISVLAVPLTAWLGVFMSDMIKRKTYDAASIMNIGNTSRYWYSGGVNWYAFASWAAGIVVGFLFTAIAVDGDVIYTGPLSGSWIGDNGLGWVASFVVAAGLYLATGGARRTETVAR; this is encoded by the coding sequence ATCACCCCTTCCTCCTCCGTCTCGGAAACTACAGCCGACGCACTGTCGCTGGAGACTCGCGGCATCGAGCCCGTCCCGGACAACGAGCGCAACGGTAATCCGCTACAACTGTTCTGGGTGTGGTTCGCCGCGAACATTTCCATCCTGGGTCTCCCGCTCGGCGCCACTCTCGTGGTCTTCACCGGGCTGAATATCTGGCAGGCGCTGATCGTCGCGCTGATCGGTGCCGCCGGATCCTTCGCCATCGTCGGCATCGTCTCGATCGCAGGTAAACGCGGTGGTGCCCCCAGTCTCACACTGTCGCGGGCCACATTCGGGGTCCGAGGCAACATCGGACCCACATTGGTGTCGTTGATGTCGCGGCTCGGTTGGGAAACCGTCAACACCACCACCGCAGCATTCGTGCTGCTGTCGATCTTCACTCTGATCTTCGGTGGATCCGGTGCCGCGAAAGATCACCCTGTCGTGACGATCGTGTCCATCGTCATCTTCATCGTGCTCACGCTCGTCGTCAGCGGGCTGGGACACTCGGCGATACTCGTCATCCAGCGCTGGTCGACGTGGGTTTTCGGTGCCCTGAACATCTTCGTTGCAGTCTTCTTGATCGCCACCGTCGACTGGACCGCTGTGACGAGTACCCCGGCCGGATCGATCAGCGCGATGGTCATCGGTATCGGAACCATCGCCGCCGGAACAGGTATCGGCTGGGCCAACGCCGGAGCCGACATGTCGCGCTATCAGCGCAAGAGCGTCGGAGCCGGTTCGTTGGTGCTGTCCAGTGCGGCGGGTGCCGGTATTCCGCTCGTACTGCTGATCGGACTCGGCGCACTGCTCTCGGCCGGCGACAACAGCCTCGCTTCGGCGTCGGATCCGGTCGCAGCGATCCGGGAGATTCTGCCGGCCTGGATGGCCGTTCCGTACCTGATCACCGCATTCGGCGGATTGCTTCTGTCCAATCATCTTTCGGTCTACTCGGCCAGTCTGACCACGTTGACACTCGGCTTCCGGATCAAGCGGGTCTACGCGGTCGCAGTCGACGTGTTCGTCACGTTCGTCGGTGCGATCTACTTCATGCTGATCTCCGACGGTTTCTACGGCCCGTTCATCACGTTCATCTCGGTTCTCGCGGTTCCGCTCACGGCATGGCTCGGGGTGTTCATGTCCGACATGATCAAGCGCAAGACCTACGACGCGGCATCGATCATGAACATCGGGAACACCAGCCGCTATTGGTATTCCGGCGGAGTCAACTGGTACGCGTTCGCGAGCTGGGCAGCGGGCATCGTCGTCGGGTTCCTGTTCACTGCCATCGCTGTGGATGGCGACGTCATCTACACCGGGCCGTTGTCGGGCAGCTGGATCGGTGACAACGGTCTCGGCTGGGTCGCGTCGTTCGTGGTCGCCGCCGGTCTGTACCTCGCCACCGGGGGAGCGCGCCGCACCGAGACCGTAGCGCGGTGA
- a CDS encoding GntR family transcriptional regulator: MTEPAMTQRTSERARHKRHQVLASLKNTIESGDIPSGSFLPGENELAREFSVSRGTIRSALSELEDQKLIEKRSGIGSLVTFDGHQIETADGWARALSSAGVEMHTRTLRVERIVDPELAAEAGTYTLNFVAVDRVRHVVDGRPVSLERSRIPALGPLADLPENGLVGDSLTATLRSAGLVAASGEQWVSVVPVDAADAAVLEVPVGTPYLHSIRVSRDASGRFVEKVVSLLAPDRFRLHLTFNS; encoded by the coding sequence ATGACCGAGCCCGCTATGACTCAGCGCACATCGGAGCGTGCGCGGCACAAGCGCCATCAGGTGCTCGCCTCACTCAAGAACACCATCGAGTCCGGCGACATCCCCTCGGGTTCGTTCCTGCCAGGAGAGAACGAACTCGCCCGCGAGTTCTCGGTCAGTCGTGGAACCATTCGTTCTGCACTCAGTGAGTTGGAAGATCAGAAACTCATCGAAAAGCGCAGCGGCATAGGGTCACTCGTTACCTTCGATGGCCATCAGATCGAGACCGCCGACGGATGGGCACGGGCGCTGTCGTCTGCGGGAGTCGAGATGCACACCCGTACTCTCCGGGTCGAGCGCATCGTCGATCCCGAGTTGGCAGCCGAGGCCGGTACTTACACACTGAACTTCGTTGCCGTCGACCGAGTGCGGCACGTGGTCGATGGGCGTCCGGTGTCGTTGGAGCGCAGCCGTATCCCAGCACTCGGACCGCTCGCGGACCTGCCCGAGAACGGATTGGTGGGCGACTCGCTGACGGCAACCTTGAGGTCCGCGGGGCTCGTGGCTGCCAGTGGCGAGCAATGGGTCTCGGTGGTTCCTGTCGACGCGGCCGATGCAGCTGTTCTCGAAGTGCCGGTGGGCACCCCGTACCTGCACAGCATTCGTGTCAGTAGAGACGCGTCGGGTCGGTTCGTCGAGAAGGTCGTCAGTCTGCTGGCACCCGACCGCTTTCGGCTCCACCTCACTTTCAATTCCTGA
- a CDS encoding formamidase, with protein MTGLGGLNPSPTSLTLGLVQQQVPLITSMDDVDATTDRVCRQLREAKAGFGALDLVVFPEYSLHGLRKSSWASDEVMCDMDGPQVERLRDACRESTVWGCFSIMERNPGGAPFNSGIIVDDRGDIALYVRKLHPWTPKEPWEPGDIGLPVCPGPKGSVLSLLICHDGMFPEMAREASYRGANVLLRTAGYKFPLRQSWRITNEANAFHNLAYTASVCLAGEDGNGIPSMGEAMVCDYEGTIIERGDSTPDRVVTVSIEPARADAARREWGVENNIYQLGHRGYTALDGGARDCPYTYVRDLADGTYRVPWEDEVHIVDGTSEGYGPPRRHGSPIDTARAGMRGE; from the coding sequence ATGACAGGTCTTGGTGGTCTCAATCCGTCGCCGACGTCTCTCACGCTCGGCCTGGTTCAGCAGCAGGTTCCGCTGATCACGAGCATGGATGATGTCGACGCGACGACCGATCGCGTGTGCCGGCAGTTGCGCGAGGCGAAGGCCGGGTTCGGGGCGCTCGACCTCGTGGTGTTTCCGGAGTACTCGCTGCACGGTCTACGCAAGTCGTCGTGGGCGTCCGACGAGGTGATGTGCGACATGGACGGTCCGCAGGTGGAGCGATTGCGCGACGCGTGCCGTGAGTCGACAGTGTGGGGTTGCTTCAGCATCATGGAACGCAACCCCGGCGGAGCGCCGTTCAACTCCGGAATCATCGTCGACGACCGAGGCGACATAGCCCTGTACGTCCGCAAACTGCATCCCTGGACGCCCAAGGAGCCATGGGAACCGGGCGACATCGGTCTACCGGTCTGCCCGGGGCCCAAGGGCTCGGTGCTGTCGCTGTTGATCTGCCACGACGGAATGTTTCCCGAGATGGCGCGTGAGGCGAGCTACCGCGGTGCCAACGTGTTGCTGCGCACGGCCGGGTACAAGTTTCCGCTGCGGCAGTCCTGGCGTATCACCAACGAGGCCAACGCTTTTCACAATCTGGCGTACACGGCGTCGGTGTGTCTGGCGGGGGAGGACGGCAACGGCATCCCGTCCATGGGCGAGGCGATGGTGTGCGACTACGAAGGAACGATCATCGAGCGCGGCGATTCCACACCCGATCGGGTGGTGACCGTGTCGATCGAGCCCGCCAGGGCCGATGCGGCACGTCGCGAGTGGGGAGTGGAGAACAACATCTATCAACTGGGTCATCGTGGGTACACCGCGCTCGACGGAGGGGCGCGCGATTGCCCGTACACCTACGTCCGCGATCTCGCCGACGGAACCTACCGAGTTCCGTGGGAGGACGAGGTTCACATCGTCGACGGGACCTCGGAGGGATATGGACCCCCGCGCCGACACGGCAGTCCGATCGATACGGCCAGGGCCGGGATGCGCGGCGAGTAA
- a CDS encoding PfkB family carbohydrate kinase encodes MSPRLIHTGQVIVDVVMAVPEVPTPGGDVVATSLNQTAGGGLNVMVAAIRDDLPVVFAGRFGSGHYGSIVRDALAVSGANVVNDRPLQKDSGFCIALVDANAERTFVTYPGAEAELGAADLEATGVRRGDLVYVTGYGLAHESNAAALMNWLPTLPDEVVVLFDPSPLIETLDRCVVDAVLARADIVSVNLREGALMTGAVDIDSIAVGLAERVRSAASVVLRTGPEGCRIASAGRPSRSVPGFAVQAVDSNGAGDAHAGVLLAGLSRGLDLYEAALRANAAAALAVTERGPATAPLRSRTDALVGE; translated from the coding sequence GTGAGTCCGCGGCTGATCCACACCGGCCAAGTCATCGTCGACGTCGTGATGGCCGTCCCCGAGGTCCCGACTCCGGGCGGAGACGTCGTGGCAACGTCACTGAACCAGACTGCCGGAGGCGGCCTCAACGTCATGGTGGCTGCGATTCGCGATGACCTTCCCGTCGTCTTCGCCGGTAGGTTCGGTTCGGGTCACTACGGCTCGATCGTCCGAGACGCGCTCGCTGTCAGCGGGGCCAACGTGGTCAATGATCGACCACTGCAGAAGGATTCGGGGTTCTGTATCGCCCTCGTCGACGCGAATGCCGAGCGAACATTTGTGACGTACCCGGGAGCCGAGGCCGAACTGGGCGCTGCGGACCTGGAGGCAACCGGGGTTCGACGCGGTGATCTGGTGTACGTCACCGGATACGGACTGGCACACGAGAGCAACGCTGCGGCACTGATGAACTGGCTTCCGACGCTGCCGGACGAAGTCGTGGTCTTGTTCGATCCGTCCCCGCTGATCGAGACTCTGGACCGATGCGTCGTGGACGCCGTACTCGCTCGGGCCGACATCGTGAGTGTCAATCTGCGCGAGGGTGCGCTCATGACGGGTGCGGTCGACATCGATTCCATCGCGGTCGGATTGGCCGAGCGGGTGCGCTCTGCGGCATCGGTGGTACTGCGTACCGGTCCGGAGGGGTGCCGGATCGCGAGCGCCGGACGGCCGTCCCGGTCGGTGCCCGGGTTTGCGGTGCAGGCGGTCGACTCCAACGGTGCAGGCGACGCGCACGCCGGTGTGTTGTTGGCAGGACTGTCGCGCGGACTCGACCTGTACGAGGCGGCATTGCGGGCGAATGCTGCTGCAGCGCTTGCCGTCACCGAACGTGGACCAGCGACGGCCCCGCTTCGATCACGTACCGACGCGTTGGTCGGAGAGTGA
- a CDS encoding LacI family DNA-binding transcriptional regulator, with the protein MDSTTSGSVTLKTVAAAAGVHVSTVSRALRRVALDPAGASAGDLRLFELAREMDYVPNPNAASLTTKKSTAFGVLVPRLTDVVLSAMYDAIEETANRAGYETFVANTHDDPIQQRRRIDLLLGRNVDGLIFGDARLDSENLEDLHRRGIKFVLISRRYPGMTSVTCDDHRGGYLAGEHLARLGHTRVGIVSGPAWASTGIDRLEGCRAALRDAGIDVPDEYVREEGFDPEAGRRGATALLALPKPPTAIFATNDFSAIGVLGVLREAELQPGRDIAVVGYNDISICSELTVPLTTIHSPHREIGTRAAEMLLAVTHGLPVSSVALTPTLVVRDSTVPGRTAPSLSDQRVGT; encoded by the coding sequence GTGGACAGCACTACTTCGGGAAGCGTCACGCTCAAGACGGTCGCAGCTGCTGCGGGAGTACATGTTTCGACCGTCTCCCGAGCTCTGCGACGCGTTGCGCTCGACCCTGCCGGTGCCAGCGCCGGAGATCTGCGATTGTTCGAGCTGGCCCGCGAGATGGACTACGTCCCCAACCCCAACGCGGCGAGCTTGACCACCAAGAAATCCACCGCGTTCGGAGTACTCGTCCCGCGATTGACCGACGTGGTGCTCTCCGCGATGTACGACGCCATCGAGGAAACTGCGAACCGTGCCGGGTACGAGACCTTCGTCGCCAACACTCACGACGATCCGATTCAACAGCGTCGACGCATCGATCTGTTGCTCGGCCGCAACGTCGACGGCCTCATCTTCGGTGATGCTCGCCTCGACAGCGAGAACCTCGAAGACCTCCACCGCCGAGGGATCAAGTTCGTGCTCATCAGCCGTCGATACCCCGGGATGACCTCGGTGACGTGCGACGACCATCGGGGCGGCTACCTCGCCGGCGAGCACTTGGCCAGACTCGGCCACACCCGAGTGGGGATCGTGTCGGGTCCGGCGTGGGCCAGCACCGGAATCGACCGATTGGAGGGCTGCCGGGCTGCCCTCCGCGACGCAGGAATCGACGTTCCGGACGAGTACGTTCGGGAAGAGGGTTTCGATCCCGAGGCCGGACGACGCGGGGCCACAGCACTTCTGGCATTGCCGAAACCTCCGACGGCGATCTTCGCGACCAACGATTTCAGCGCCATCGGAGTCCTCGGCGTGCTGCGCGAAGCGGAATTGCAGCCGGGACGCGACATCGCCGTCGTCGGCTACAACGACATCTCGATCTGCAGCGAACTGACGGTGCCTTTGACGACAATTCACAGTCCGCACCGCGAAATCGGCACACGCGCAGCCGAAATGCTGTTGGCCGTCACCCACGGACTACCGGTGTCCTCGGTGGCACTCACACCGACACTGGTCGTCCGCGACTCCACCGTTCCGGGGCGAACTGCCCCCTCACTCTCCGACCAACGCGTCGGTACGTGA